The Silvanigrella paludirubra genome contains a region encoding:
- the glgP gene encoding alpha-glucan family phosphorylase has protein sequence MRTIQLHIRSSLPKNLEPLWDLARNVWWSWNSNAINLFRRIDPQEYEASGPCPLKLLNTLPSSTWENLKEDNGFLEHLNEVYNEFKNYLENGVTKVTDYNPANKIAYFSMEFGLHESILLYSGGLGVLSGDHLKTASDLCLPLVAVGLFYSEGYFRQNLNSDGWQNENYDPNDPFYLPMQLVTESTNKPLLIDVNIAGETVYSQIWKLNVGRIPLFLLDTNVRENSYESRNITSRLYSGGQELRIQQEIVLGVGGIKALQKLNISPAVYHLNEGHSAFLTLERISQFIKKGLNWQEALIATKGTQIFTVHTPVPAGNDAFPIQMLSKYLGNIFEKYGISDEEFYNLGRSPDNHSEFSMPVFALRTSGHRNGVSQLHKKVSKKIWKPLWPTLTENEIPINGITNGVHTRTWLCNELVELFDFYLGKGWDAKLNEPNIWKRVENIPNSELWNVHLNRKSRLISTIPKSELSAEYLTIGFARRFASYKRGHLIFRNIDRLKKILLNSEKPVQLIISGKAHPADNLGKEIIQKVVKSIQNEKLSSRIIFLENYDMHIAQKLVRGVDVWLNTPIRPLEASGTSGIKVALNGGLNFSILDGWWDEAFDPDLGWSIGNREEVLNENNRDDRDAVSLYDTLEYEIIPLYYSSKIPTEWIEKMKKSISVLTPKFSAHRMLADYISKSYLPAAKFHENWSIHSDGQIESLKKHINNVQFLKEKWKEVQITRTELKPSDTVIVGENVSLQLEIHSPFPENWLEVSLVLENSDNMYGISDRKDVNLVFVETDPTHNQFIYAIDLETKNPEIRTYTIRVCPNPIIFPEHLDLDLVAR, from the coding sequence ATGCGTACTATTCAACTCCATATTCGATCGTCATTACCAAAAAATTTAGAACCACTCTGGGATCTTGCTCGCAATGTTTGGTGGTCATGGAACAGCAACGCTATTAATTTATTTAGAAGAATAGATCCTCAAGAATACGAAGCAAGTGGTCCTTGTCCTTTAAAGTTATTAAATACACTACCCTCATCTACTTGGGAAAATTTAAAAGAAGACAATGGTTTTTTAGAACATTTAAATGAAGTTTATAATGAGTTTAAAAATTATTTAGAAAATGGCGTTACAAAAGTAACAGATTATAATCCTGCAAATAAAATTGCTTATTTTTCAATGGAATTTGGTTTACATGAAAGCATTTTATTGTATTCAGGAGGGCTTGGCGTTTTATCAGGAGATCATTTAAAAACAGCAAGTGACCTTTGCCTACCGCTTGTTGCAGTTGGGTTATTTTATTCTGAAGGTTACTTTAGGCAAAATTTAAATAGTGATGGCTGGCAAAATGAAAATTATGATCCAAATGATCCTTTTTATTTACCAATGCAACTTGTTACAGAATCAACAAATAAACCGTTATTAATAGATGTAAATATTGCTGGTGAAACTGTTTATTCACAAATATGGAAATTAAATGTTGGAAGAATTCCACTATTTTTATTAGACACAAATGTAAGAGAAAATTCATATGAGAGCAGAAATATCACATCAAGACTATATTCTGGTGGACAAGAGTTACGCATTCAACAAGAGATTGTTTTAGGAGTTGGAGGTATAAAAGCTCTCCAAAAACTAAATATATCGCCCGCCGTATATCATTTAAATGAAGGACACTCTGCTTTTTTAACATTAGAAAGAATTTCTCAATTTATTAAAAAAGGATTAAATTGGCAAGAAGCATTAATTGCAACTAAAGGAACACAAATATTTACAGTCCATACACCTGTTCCAGCAGGCAATGATGCTTTTCCAATTCAAATGTTATCAAAATATTTAGGAAATATTTTTGAAAAATATGGAATTTCAGATGAAGAGTTTTATAATTTAGGGCGTTCGCCAGACAATCATTCTGAATTTTCTATGCCCGTTTTTGCGTTAAGAACAAGTGGACACCGAAATGGAGTAAGCCAACTTCATAAAAAAGTTTCTAAAAAAATTTGGAAGCCATTGTGGCCAACACTTACTGAAAATGAAATTCCTATTAATGGAATTACGAATGGAGTTCATACACGCACATGGTTGTGTAATGAGCTTGTTGAGTTATTTGATTTTTATCTTGGCAAAGGATGGGACGCAAAATTAAATGAACCAAATATTTGGAAAAGAGTCGAAAACATTCCTAATTCTGAACTATGGAATGTACATCTTAACAGAAAAAGTCGTTTGATATCTACAATACCTAAATCAGAACTATCAGCAGAATATTTAACCATAGGTTTTGCTCGACGTTTTGCGAGTTATAAAAGAGGTCATCTTATTTTTAGAAATATTGATCGCCTAAAAAAAATATTATTAAATTCGGAAAAACCAGTTCAACTAATAATTTCAGGAAAAGCACATCCTGCAGATAATTTAGGAAAAGAAATTATTCAAAAAGTGGTCAAATCAATTCAAAATGAAAAATTAAGCAGTCGAATTATTTTTCTTGAAAATTATGACATGCATATTGCGCAAAAACTTGTGAGAGGCGTTGATGTTTGGTTAAATACACCGATTCGTCCTTTAGAAGCTTCAGGAACGAGTGGTATTAAAGTAGCCTTAAATGGTGGATTAAATTTTTCCATCTTAGATGGATGGTGGGATGAAGCCTTTGATCCCGATCTTGGCTGGAGTATAGGAAACCGGGAAGAAGTTTTAAATGAAAACAATCGTGATGATAGAGATGCAGTTAGTTTATATGACACATTAGAATATGAGATTATACCTCTTTATTATAGCTCTAAAATACCTACAGAATGGATTGAGAAAATGAAAAAATCTATTTCTGTATTAACTCCAAAATTTAGTGCTCACAGAATGCTTGCAGACTATATTTCTAAATCCTATTTACCAGCAGCAAAATTTCACGAAAATTGGTCCATTCATTCTGATGGGCAAATTGAATCCTTAAAAAAACATATTAACAATGTCCAATTTTTAAAAGAAAAATGGAAAGAAGTTCAAATTACAAGAACCGAATTAAAACCATCTGACACTGTAATTGTAGGAGAAAATGTTTCCTTACAATTAGAAATTCATTCCCCATTCCCTGAGAATTGGTTAGAAGTTTCTTTAGTTCTTGAAAATTCGGATAATATGTATGGCATAAGTGATAGAAAAGATGTTAATTTAGTTTTTGTTGAGACAGATCCCACGCATAATCAATTTATTTATGCGATAGATCTTGAGACAAAAAATCCAGAAATTAGAACATATACAATTCGAGTTTGTCCAAATCCAATAATTTTTCCAGAACATCTTGATTTAGATTTAGTAGCAAGATAA
- a CDS encoding TlpA family protein disulfide reductase, with the protein MKYNFILKFLSLILLLNSSISYALCEVVDLDSFIKSVHGKKNIQLIFFSSWCSDCKEELLKIKNDLNENYILINTFDSVGKGDIALKSLKINHKCIFDKDRLIAKKYNVKSVPKKIIEP; encoded by the coding sequence GTGAAATATAATTTCATTTTAAAATTTTTAAGTCTTATTTTATTATTAAATTCAAGTATTTCTTATGCTTTATGTGAGGTTGTCGATTTAGATAGCTTTATAAAAAGTGTTCATGGAAAAAAAAATATTCAATTGATATTTTTTTCATCATGGTGCTCTGATTGTAAAGAAGAATTGCTTAAAATAAAAAATGATTTAAATGAAAATTATATTTTAATTAATACCTTTGATTCTGTTGGGAAAGGAGATATTGCATTAAAGTCTTTAAAAATTAATCATAAATGTATTTTTGATAAAGATAGATTAATTGCTAAAAAATATAATGTGAAGTCCGTACCCAAAAAAATAATAGAACCTTAA
- the tmk gene encoding dTMP kinase — MAFIVFEGGEGVGKSTQIELLFTAIKQLGIPCTSTREPGGTPFAESIRSLFKQVNTHNDAPLPLTELLLVSAARAQHIQKIIQPELKKGHFVLCDRFLDSTYVYQCILGNINKDVVDSISKQIIDNLIPDLTFVFIADPNTAVKRIHSEKQRQQDRMDSQQKNIHFLIKDGYLKILNTPFTYPNGKVPKRILINANLSIEEIFKEIKQSILTHLGITL, encoded by the coding sequence ATGGCATTTATAGTATTTGAAGGTGGCGAAGGTGTTGGGAAAAGTACTCAAATAGAACTTCTTTTTACAGCCATAAAACAACTTGGCATTCCTTGCACCTCAACTCGTGAACCTGGTGGCACGCCCTTTGCCGAAAGCATTCGCTCTTTATTTAAGCAAGTTAACACGCATAATGACGCCCCTCTTCCGCTCACAGAACTTTTGTTGGTATCTGCGGCACGAGCGCAACATATTCAAAAAATCATTCAACCCGAGCTTAAAAAAGGCCATTTTGTTTTATGTGATCGATTTTTAGATAGCACATATGTTTATCAATGTATTTTAGGCAATATTAATAAAGATGTTGTTGATAGTATTTCAAAACAAATTATTGATAATTTAATACCCGATCTCACATTTGTTTTTATTGCTGACCCAAATACAGCGGTCAAACGCATCCACAGTGAAAAACAACGACAACAAGACCGTATGGACTCCCAACAAAAAAATATTCATTTTTTAATTAAAGATGGTTATCTTAAAATTTTAAATACACCATTTACTTATCCAAATGGTAAAGTACCAAAAAGAATCCTTATCAATGCAAATTTATCTATTGAAGAGATTTTTAAAGAAATAAAACAATCTATTTTGACTCATTTAGGAATTACATTATGA